The Aricia agestis chromosome 3, ilAriAges1.1, whole genome shotgun sequence genome includes the window ACAGCATAACCCAAGCAGAAGGCGGTGTCTCCGATGGCGTAGACGGAGCCGTAGACGGCGGCATGACGGATGTCCACCAGGTAGCCCAGCTCCGGCATCATGGATGAGTCCACCATGCCGATGGCGAAGCCCAGCCCCGCGTTCGGGATGATCAGGTGTTCCAGTTTGCGCGCCATGGGGATCTGGGGAGAAAAAAGACTGTAGCTAAGGGTCAAAACACAGGGAGGCTATCCATATAGCGTAGTGTCGTGCTACGCAAGGCATGGTTTAGTgcgtttaatataaaatttcacCTTCGACCGTATATCGATGTAAGCTGACACTTTAAGAGCCTTCTAAGCTtattcaatataattattatgactgcATACGCTAATACTCTTATTTATAAACATCTAAAACTTTCTAAATATCTACTGCTTTAGTACTGGCCAAGActctttgtttttatatttttcaaggtTTCATACTGCCCAGCTGTCCACCACCAGCACGTAGGACTCACCAGTATGAGACACAGGCCGATGATGATGAGTCCGGAGAGCGCGGCGAGCCAGCGGCCCATCTTGTGGCCGAGGGGACCGAACAGGTTCGTGCCTgcaagttttatataatataacaacaataattgaaataataaatgaGTAGATCAGAcagattgttatttttatatgcGATCAAATGATAATACCGAACACGTTATTGGTAGCTTCTGTATTTTGTTAGATGGCACTACTCCTGCACCGATTGCCCCTACAGTTTCTCCGATTGATCTTCTGATGCAACTAGATTAAGAAGGTATCGCTGTTTGTCctcaattataaaataaatcgaACAATATTTTTCTAACGCGGGGATTAAACCCCCTTCGAGTCAAAGATaatctctaaagtctaaaccactgaaccacagATGCGTTTTCTGACGTACATACCGATGAGGTAGCAGATGCTGGCGGGCAGGAAGGCGACGCCCTGCTGCCAGCGCCGCGCCTCCATCGTGTCCGCCATCCAGATCGGCAGGCTCGGCTCCAGCATCGCGATGCCCACGTTCGCGAACGTAATGGCTCCTGCAACACCATCTCTAATCACCAACAGAGGAATCTCGAGGCACCGACCGAAATCACATCGTTGAATTCATGAGCAGCATTTCAAAAGTGCCGTAACAACTCgatgaacaaaaataaagccACATGTAtgactcgtaagtcgtaacacatttaacattatgtaaaaacattgaaccgattttggtggcATTAGATTCTATCCCCATGACCCATCGTTATAGATAGAGAAGATAATATACACTGTATGAATGTCAAGTCTCTGGTTATAGCTtcttattttttgtaagtaccaCAAAATGCAATGTAAAGAATAAGGTGTAGAAGTATAACTGACCGGCAGCGACGAGGATGTAGGGATCAGTGACGAGAGCCTTCAGCGAGGGCGGGTCGCTCTCCTGCCGCACCACGCCCGGCTGCAGGATCATCAGTTGCAGTACTGGAATAGGGAGACCATGTCAGATGTATGTACTAGATTTGTAAGCAGGTAATCAACATCATCACTGAATTCTACTATTGTACTATAACTATCAgagcaatattttataattattagacCTGTGTCCTACATCACTCCACCTAAGTggacctacaatctacatcattcggtcgggttatgtaaattcaatgttGATCGTTGTCTGTCGCCTGGGTTTGACGTCACGCGAATAATCCGTTATTTGTAGCTATCGTATacactacacagtacacatGCACTAATAGCCTCCTCCAGATTTGGCAAGTGGATATAAAGATTTGCACGACCTTTATTTACTTTTAGTATCAATGgctcaatttaaaataaaacaataaaccaATCCTTACAGCCGTCTCCGAGTGCAAGTGCCGACAGCATCAGGAAGGGCGCGGTTTTGCCAACAAACTCGTACATCAGACCACCGAACGGCGGACCTATGAGCACTCCCAGCGCCAAACCTCCCAACGCGATTCCCATTGCATTGCCACGTTCCTGTTGAGAGAAACTTGTAATGTGGACATGCTACCTATAAGAATGGAAATCTTCCGATGACTGGAAATCTTCTTAGGTTAGGACATTAGTATCAGTTTAAGtttgacaaataatggctaTATGTAAATGGCTGGTTtggtaaatatacaaaattttaacgaATAACTTTAGCCTGCTGCTCAAGTTTCTTGTGGATGATTCGCTACTTAAAAttttcccaaaaataaaattttattgacttTGAAGTTTCATACAGAGCCTAATACTACAAAGTTGATGGAAATCCAAATCCAAATTCTTACATACTTTTAATAGGCATGTATATTGCGTCACCTTGGACGAATGCAATTATTGAGAATCGCTCGATGTATTATCCGATAGCTGGTAACATTTTGCTCCTGGAAGAATGCTGTATcagctatactataatatataccttaTCGTCAGGGTATCTCTCGGCCAGCATGCCCATGCCGGAGACGGAGGAGCAGGAGGAGCCGATGCCCTGCAGCGCGCGCGCGATGAACAGCACGCTGTACGACCGACCGAACGCGAATACTGCAATATCACATCACTTGTAACGCCAAAAACATTGTTGTAACGAGCTCAACTTTTGTTACGATAAGGATATAAATTAATATGCTGGTGATATAGGTTTTCAAGGGGAAACTggctaaaattgtattttttttggtcATAATTGGGTTTAAAACAAACTCGCTAGTGCCTGGTGATAACAACGGAATCGTTGAGAAGTGgtttaacaatattaaaattaataagggtggagccaaacgagcgtaatttgtgagttgtgagtcgcagaatttctgcccggtagaaattctgcgactcacaactctcgtttggcttcaccctaagagAATCACGCAATCTTTTGCATTTGATAACTGAAAATACTCACTGAGAGTGGAGAGGAACATCAGTATGAAGCCGGTGAACATGGGGACACTATAGCCGATCCTGGAACAGAAAGAAACCATTATctgggctttcacactaataaAACGGGAGAAGGGAGAAATTTACCTCCCCCGAAATCTAGGTGACTGTATGGTATGGTATGGATATGTAAGGTAAAACTCTTAATTGGTAGTAACCCTCAAAAATGTTGGGCTGCAACCGCACCTGCAACAGCAATCAATCACGAATGATTGCTGATGCAGGCGCGGACTATAAAGAGACTCTATATTATGTAGCTGATGGTAGTTCAAAAACGTAGTCTTTAACATAGTAGTTATGTGGGTGGCAGATAAGGACGGGATATTTACTTGTGCGTGAGCGGGCCGACGATGGGGTTGGCGAGCAGCTGGACGAGCGCCTTGCTGGCGAACATCACGCCCACCGCCACCGTCTCGTGGATCAGCTCCTGGTGCCGCTCCTCGCGCTCCGCCGTCAGGTTCACTGCTCAggtcacagattactaaatggTTTTAAGGTACAGTTACACATGCTCGAAATAAGCATGCTTATTTTGAGCAATACATGGAACACACATGTAGTCAGCATTTGCTCAGTTGAAGCATGCTTTCGTGCTTGAAATAAGCATGTGTGCTGTGTAACTGTACCTTTACTTCGGCAC containing:
- the LOC121725697 gene encoding synaptic vesicular amine transporter, translated to MGAASDGFGWRARVAAMRESRKLVLVIVAIALLLDNMLLTTVVPIIPEFLYDIRHPDAPLSVSLEELTPPPPPPTPYCPCLNQTAPSVENVTQLNLTAEREERHQELIHETVAVGVMFASKALVQLLANPIVGPLTHKIGYSVPMFTGFILMFLSTLIFAFGRSYSVLFIARALQGIGSSCSSVSGMGMLAERYPDDKERGNAMGIALGGLALGVLIGPPFGGLMYEFVGKTAPFLMLSALALGDGLLQLMILQPGVVRQESDPPSLKALVTDPYILVAAGAITFANVGIAMLEPSLPIWMADTMEARRWQQGVAFLPASICYLIGTNLFGPLGHKMGRWLAALSGLIIIGLCLILIPMARKLEHLIIPNAGLGFAIGMVDSSMMPELGYLVDIRHAAVYGSVYAIGDTAFCLGYAVGPAFSGALVNSIGFEWMLVIIALLNFAYAPVLLLLRAPPARDEKQSLIISDKSSVRYVSYQNEEEE